Proteins from a genomic interval of Pseudomonadota bacterium:
- a CDS encoding diacylglycerol kinase family protein, which yields MTVRLLCLCNAGAGGKTGRADALRALLPDAANLRSILTQNAEHVSVLVDEFDGTHEDLIAISGGDGSLQWLLSLLAQRHERGLPCPRLAVLPGGSTNMSARDINRHHRWSAAAAVLAQVAKDGPQASTFVRRPVLRVHRASGVQAGFFLGAGAVVEGIDYCNRRLWAEGAARRELTAGLAMARTVLGVLRAEAPFDSPLPLALEAFGERESEAIRLAPSTGATVLAVSTLDRLLVGARPHWGAESGAVRFTLVERSARLLRHLGGLLGLPGLGRPGADAGYHSHNCTRLKLSFASERKAQQPASYAIDGEVFAAPAEALTVDADWAPEFLIL from the coding sequence ATGACGGTACGCCTGCTGTGCCTATGCAATGCCGGCGCCGGAGGTAAGACGGGGCGCGCCGACGCCCTACGGGCGCTGTTGCCCGACGCCGCCAACTTGCGCTCGATTCTCACGCAGAACGCAGAGCACGTATCGGTGCTGGTCGATGAGTTCGACGGCACTCACGAAGATCTCATCGCCATCAGCGGCGGTGACGGCAGTCTCCAGTGGCTCCTATCGTTGCTCGCACAACGGCACGAGCGGGGCCTGCCTTGTCCGCGCCTCGCCGTGCTCCCAGGGGGCTCCACCAACATGTCGGCGCGGGATATCAACCGCCACCATCGCTGGTCCGCTGCTGCGGCTGTGCTCGCCCAGGTGGCGAAGGACGGGCCGCAGGCGTCGACCTTTGTTCGAAGGCCCGTGCTCAGGGTGCATCGAGCGAGCGGCGTCCAAGCGGGTTTCTTCCTCGGCGCCGGAGCCGTGGTGGAGGGCATCGACTACTGCAATCGTCGCTTGTGGGCTGAGGGTGCCGCACGCCGCGAACTGACCGCAGGCCTCGCCATGGCACGGACCGTGCTCGGCGTGCTGCGGGCGGAGGCGCCCTTCGACTCGCCCTTGCCGCTCGCCTTGGAGGCCTTCGGCGAGCGGGAGAGTGAAGCGATACGTTTGGCGCCTAGCACGGGTGCTACTGTGCTCGCCGTTTCCACCCTCGATAGACTGCTGGTCGGCGCACGTCCCCATTGGGGCGCGGAGAGCGGCGCCGTGCGCTTCACGCTGGTCGAGCGCTCGGCACGCCTGCTTCGCCACTTGGGCGGATTGCTGGGCCTGCCGGGGCTGGGCCGGCCGGGCGCTGACGCCGGTTATCACAGCCACAATTGCACGCGCTTAAAGCTCAGCTTCGCCAGCGAGCGCAAGGCGCAGCAGCCCGCAAGCTATGCGA
- a CDS encoding N-acetyltransferase codes for MQIRPLAPKGAGRGAGNATLDDFVRVPWALYRDDPHWIAPLRFERKDALSPKAPVFDHVQWQGWVAYDQAGAPVGRITAQIDSLYEERYGEFVGFFGMLEAPDDQAYFDALFETAKGWLRERARTRVLGPFNLNVNQEVGVLVDGFDSPPYFMMGHHRPYYGTRIEAAGFAGTQDMLAYEIDTERYVVPPVHERLRKRYLKGLTLRSIDKRKLDDELELMRDIFNDAWSENWGFVPFTEEEFRTVGKEMLMITPADFLRIAEIDGRGVAFIVLLPNVNAHIADLDGALLPFGWAKLLWRLKRGPLRSARVPLMGVRSEFHHTRLGPGLSFALIHSLKEPAIARGVARSELSWILESNDGMRSIIESIGGRVSKRYRMYSCDL; via the coding sequence ATGCAGATCAGACCCTTAGCGCCCAAAGGGGCGGGCCGTGGCGCCGGCAACGCCACCTTGGATGACTTCGTACGTGTGCCCTGGGCACTCTACCGAGACGACCCTCATTGGATCGCTCCCCTGCGCTTCGAGCGCAAGGACGCCCTCTCGCCCAAGGCGCCGGTATTCGACCACGTGCAGTGGCAGGGTTGGGTGGCCTACGACCAGGCGGGCGCCCCCGTGGGAAGGATCACGGCGCAGATCGATTCGCTCTACGAGGAGCGCTACGGGGAGTTCGTCGGCTTCTTCGGTATGCTCGAAGCCCCAGATGACCAAGCGTACTTCGACGCGCTCTTCGAGACGGCCAAGGGCTGGCTTCGCGAGCGAGCGCGAACCCGCGTCCTCGGTCCGTTCAACCTCAATGTGAATCAGGAGGTGGGCGTGCTGGTGGACGGTTTTGACAGCCCACCCTACTTCATGATGGGGCACCACCGCCCCTACTATGGGACTCGCATTGAGGCGGCGGGTTTCGCCGGTACCCAAGACATGTTGGCCTACGAGATCGATACCGAGCGCTACGTAGTCCCGCCCGTCCATGAGCGCCTGCGCAAGCGCTACCTCAAGGGGCTGACCTTGCGGAGCATCGACAAGCGCAAGCTCGACGATGAGCTCGAACTGATGCGCGACATCTTCAACGACGCCTGGTCCGAGAACTGGGGCTTCGTGCCGTTCACGGAAGAGGAGTTCCGCACGGTGGGCAAGGAGATGTTGATGATCACTCCCGCGGACTTCCTTAGGATTGCGGAGATCGATGGGCGCGGGGTGGCCTTCATCGTCTTGCTGCCCAACGTCAACGCCCACATTGCGGATCTCGATGGCGCCCTGCTGCCCTTCGGGTGGGCGAAGCTGTTGTGGCGCTTAAAGCGGGGGCCCCTGCGCAGTGCGCGGGTACCGCTCATGGGGGTGCGCAGCGAGTTCCACCACACCCGCCTAGGGCCTGGCCTCTCCTTCGCCCTCATCCATTCGCTCAAGGAGCCGGCGATCGCCAGGGGTGTAGCCCGTTCGGAACTGTCCTGGATCCTGGAGTCGAACGACGGCATGCGCAGCATCATCGAGTCGATCGGTGGCAGGGTGTCAAAGCGCTATCGCATGTATTCGTGCGACCTGTGA
- a CDS encoding NTP transferase domain-containing protein, translated as MSLPPIAVVLAGERPGGNALARARGVRSALLMDLEGRALIDWALTAIANSGIERMLLVGPGNGLSESPAVRRWSEREEVDWVAPAPGPAASAIAGAERAGTWPLLLTSADHALLRPSTVREFCAKAQALASADVVVGLVPADRVRERFPDNQRTWLRFQDGDCCGSNLFYLRTPGALRALRFWQSLEALRKHPPRMAYKLGPLVLARYLAGLLTRDAALAHIGSRCEATIRAVLLDSAELAVDVDSPADYTLAAQVLRDRPAEQDE; from the coding sequence GTGAGCCTGCCACCGATCGCGGTGGTGTTAGCCGGGGAACGCCCTGGAGGTAACGCACTGGCCCGTGCCCGCGGCGTTCGAAGCGCCTTGCTGATGGATCTGGAAGGGCGCGCCTTGATCGACTGGGCGTTGACCGCTATCGCCAACAGCGGCATCGAGCGCATGCTGCTGGTGGGACCTGGCAACGGTTTGTCCGAGAGCCCCGCAGTGCGCCGGTGGAGCGAGCGGGAGGAAGTGGACTGGGTGGCTCCGGCGCCAGGACCGGCCGCGAGTGCGATCGCCGGCGCCGAGCGCGCAGGCACCTGGCCGCTGCTGCTCACCAGCGCCGACCACGCGCTGCTGCGGCCTTCCACCGTACGCGAGTTCTGCGCGAAGGCGCAGGCGCTGGCCTCGGCAGATGTGGTGGTCGGTTTGGTGCCAGCCGATCGAGTGCGCGAGCGATTCCCCGACAACCAACGCACCTGGCTGCGCTTTCAGGACGGTGATTGCTGCGGCAGCAATCTCTTCTACTTGCGCACACCTGGCGCCCTGCGCGCGCTGCGTTTCTGGCAGTCGCTGGAGGCCCTGCGCAAGCACCCCCCGCGTATGGCGTACAAGCTAGGTCCCCTGGTGCTGGCACGCTACCTCGCCGGGCTATTGACCCGCGATGCTGCCCTCGCGCACATAGGCTCACGCTGCGAGGCGACGATTCGGGCCGTGCTGCTGGACAGCGCGGAGCTGGCCGTCGATGTGGACTCCCCTGCCGACTACACCCTAGCGGCACAAGTGCTGCGCGACCGACCCGCTGAACAGGACGAATGA